The following is a genomic window from Anopheles aquasalis chromosome 3, idAnoAquaMG_Q_19, whole genome shotgun sequence.
CTTTCGGTCAAGAGGGCGGATAGTGGGAAAGGGTGCTTACAAGCAAGCTGTTAATCATTTCGATCGCTCCGACGAAAGACACGCGACGTTCTGGGCTTCTCCCGCTAAAGGAACCCGTTTTTGATTGATGAATGGTTGCGGCGTAGCGGGTCCGTAGTGCGGTTTGATGAAAtgtgcataaaacattaaatcgGCTGACAAACTCTACACCTTGGGCTGCTTGGCGTCTTTGCTTTCGTCTTCGCTCGGTTGGCTGACAGGAATTAGAACAAATCTTAATTGGAAATTGATTGCTTCATCAGCAGCGAAGGCGCTCTCGGTGATTTCCTCTTACAGTCAGGGCCATGGCATTGTTTTCGGCATCGTTAAGCTTCCcagtttttgttgctgctgcgccctGCTCTTTGCGCGCGTTAAGCTTTTGTGAGTTGTTCTACAACGTGAGCACGATGATTTTCTCGGAAAAACGGGAACCATTTCCGCGGGCACGGTAaaagcgggcgcgcgcgcgcgctcgagaaTTAATGCAATCGGAACACAAAGCACGGTGAATGGCGAGCTGTTTGATTTGAGTTTCAGCTTCAACTCGATTCGTGTCGGGATTTGAATCGctaagcgagcgagtgagcgcggGCGCGCTGTGCCCTTTTGGGTTTATGATTAATAGTCCCAATGGGGCAGACAATAGGCAGAGCAGGACGTTTGCTCTCTTCTTGTTACGCTTAATGGTGTTCTGATGTCTGACGTGCatgaatggtgctgctgctgctgatgctcgagAAAAGGATGTAATTTAGATCAAATAGTCGAAAAACCCGACCTCCCATCACTCGTAATTATGCTTTGTAGCCGAATGTAGGCGGTTTGATGGAAATAAATCACCAAAAAGCGCGATGGGaacgcaccacaaccaccaccagtcgaCCACCAGAACGTCCTATGCCTCGAGAAAAAGGCACTGGAATGTGTGATTTAATAACTGTTTCAGCCCCAGAGaccgaagcgtaaactcatcCCAACGTCACAGAGCGTAGCCGCAGTTGGTCGCGAACaatcgtttgtttgaattaATGAACACCATGTGGTCAAGAGTTAGGaccttttttgctgccaccTACTTCTCTCTCCTGCCGGGAACAGTAATGAATTGCGAACACAGCcaacaggcacacatacagacaggaCTATTAACTAATTATCTAGCAAAAGGAGGACAAATAATTTAGTGGATTAAATGTAGCGGAAACAATATAGCAACCGCCCCGCAGACGACCGCAGGCAGTGGAAACAATGCGGGCGTGGTTTGTGGCTGGAATTATGCAACGCATTCCAACCGCTGCACCGAACGTGTCGTGGAAAGGGCCATGCACTTCAGTACTATTTCTGTGTGCACTCTGATCGCCCGCAGCTAATCGGTTTCCGGTGAAACCTCTCCGAACTGTCGCGGCGAGTTAGTGTGCAGAACAGTCGCAGCGGGGGTCGACTAATCTCATTTCCGTCCCACCCTTTACGCCCATTTTACCCACGGCACTATGCTTTGCCTTGCTATGGTTGCCTGGCCTCATGGTGTTGCAGTTCCTGTTGCAGTGCAGATGGGAAATAGGGAAACGAGAATTTGCCTAATCCGTTACTGTCACTCAGCTGCATCATAAAAGCATTATACTGCAACGCAAGGTAACGTGCAGGAGTGCAGAGTGGCCAGACAATTATTTTAACAGGTTGTCGACTAAAATTATGATCATAGTAATCGTCACTCACATTTAATGACAGCTGTAGTAACCATTTCGCATTAGAACGAGCTATAAGCGATCTCTTCTACTGCTTCCGGTAGAATAATTCACTAAAAAGCATATTGCGTTTTGGCAAAATTACGATACCGTTGATATTCTCCATGCCAAAACTAAATTCCTTACGAAGGTTGGCGTTTTTTTGCTAACCGAATCGCCTAGAACTCAAAGAAAGCAACCCAGCAGCACTTGCACTCCCGAAACTCCACGTGATATGTTACACGAAAAGACGTTCTACCATGGGGTTGTGAAAAAAGTAGCAAACTTACTCGTTCTATTCGTCTGACCAATTGATTTCGGAGTATGGTTGCACTTTTTGCAGTCTGCAACCAAAGTGCAGCGCCAAAGTtcaagcagccagcagcccgTCCTGCCACGTAGCGTTAAAAAGAGCcattaaatgaaaaactatACCATTTCCACGCTTTCCTTCACGGCACCCTCATACACAGGAAGCACCACGACACACTCTCATTGGTTTGATGCTCATGTTTAAATTCATGAAACAAACTGCAAAGCCTGCAACAAGCCCGCACCAGACACGGCCTGGGGCTTCGGAACCAGAACCGGAAACTGTTGCAAACTAAATCCAGCACGTATAGGTGAGCAACGCGCGTATCAGAGAGcaccaaaagaaaagcaaaagggtGCGGAGCTCGGACCGGTAAAATAGCGTATAATGCAAACATAACTttgaacacacacatacactcaccaGTGACGCCCGAAGACGGTCGCGttcggaaccgaaaccggaaccgggggGTTTTGTGTCGGTGGAAACAGTTTCCCAAAATCAAGTACCGCAAACGCTTTATTCAAAtgctaccactgctgctgctgctggactggacaacttttttgcataaatttccgGTCTGCCTGCACGAGAGCTGCCGTggtaaaaagggggaaattgGTAATCACCACACTGAGCCACGGACGGTCCGTTtcgggggggggtgggggtttcTTCTACATTATTATTATGAGTAATAAAAATGGAGCCAGTTCCGTGTGTTCTaccgtcgtagtcgtcgtcgtcgtcgtcgtcgtcgtccacgagTTCCGAGCAGAAAACCTGGCAAGCGACCTCCGTGGGGAAAATAAAGTATCCTGGGagcaaagctgctgctgctcctgggtgCTCACAATTTACCTTCCATCCCCCACCCTTTCAAGGATAGCGGACAGGAATGAATAAGCATTTTACATTTATAGTCGCCCGTGTAACACAATTCACTTAGAACAGCGCAAAACGTTTCGTGAAATGCGTTCCCTAGCTGTTCGCTCCTTCACCCGTTCTTCCTCCACCCGCTCGCCCGTCCGTTCTTTTAGCaattatcataaattaatgattGTCTTCCTCCGGTGTACGGTGTCGGAGGGCAAACATGCCGCCCTCATATAGCGCAATAATCAGTTAAGCAACAAAGTACACCTTTGTACGTGACTTCAAAGCAGGTTCGTTCGCCTTTCTCTCGCCCCGGAGAGCGGGATCACCATTGTTTGCTACCAACAGTcagaaccaccaccccagCGGTGGGAGCCAGAGAAATAGGTTCCTAATTTCATAAGACCCCAGCATCATAAATGGATTCTCGAATTACAAGCCTCTAAGCTTGCAAGGGGGCACCATGCGTTTCCTTCTCCAGAATCCAGAACGCGGCGCACGACCACCCATTCAACCCAGCGCTGGCCATGGCTGgagatgaaaattgaatcaaactCGTTGCTCTTGATCCCCAGTTCTGGCACCCGTTCCCTCTGCCATTCTTCACCACCACGGGCTGCCACTTCCACGAGCGGAAGGTTCGCTACGGAGGGCGGTGAACCGTGCAAAAGCTTTTAGTTCTGCTGTAATAAATTGTATAAATTTATCCTCGGGCTTTAAATTGGCGGCGAAACCGAATTGGCGGTTCGTGTATGTCGGTTTCAATTCCCGTTTTGACCGTCGAACGCCGCCATCGAATTGGGAGATTACTTCGGGAgggtaaaagaagaaaaaaaaaacgaagcaagaGAGCAAATTTTATGATGCtccatggatggatggtgtgtgTCGGTTGGTGCGCGCTAATGCCAATCCATAACTCGTTATCATTCGTAGCGACCGTGAGAGAAGAAGCGAACGTGATATGGATGTACCAGCCAGTCGACGGTAATTCAAGTATCCTATAAATTGGATGCTGATAGGAGGAAAAGTTGGTTTTTTTAGTTGGGGTTGCCGGTTGGCTCATAAATTGAAAGATCATGTACTGGCTGGAGTGCTCTCGCTTGAATAATAAGAGTATGTAAATCGTTTAGCAGCAAATGTATAAAAAAGCAACCAAATTTTACCCGTTCCAGTTTTGTGGCAAAATCATTATTCATAATTTAAATGATATGGAATATTCTCCACCGACAGGGACGACAGTATGCTCTGAATGACGTGCATGGGTTGCCCAACAACTTCGCAATGCCTAGGGTTGAGTTTCATTGGCTAAAAAGAACCTAGCAAAACCGAAGAAACCGTCATCACCCACCCACAGTGAGGCATTTTCAAAGGATGTCTCCTTCGAACCGGCTGCACATCAATCAAAGAAGTTCATAAAAGCTTCCGCTTTTATCTGGGTAATTACCCAACCGACGGCCCAAGGGGAAGGAGGGATGAAATGTGTGAatagcggggggggggggggggggggttttgggtCAATCTTCGGGTTTCGGATAAGTGCACACAGCTGAGCACACCGGGAGCATGATTCGATTGACTAATAAATCTTTCTTTACGGGCTCTCCTCCTCAGCACATCATCATGCGATTTCGATCCCCCCTCCACAAATGGCGTCaccattttgtggttttcaatCAGCGCCAAGCCGAGCTCCCAAGTAGCTTCTTTCGCACTGTCACGTAGCCGTCCAGAACGCCATTCCAATTCCGATTGGCCAACTATCCCGGGAGGAGAAAAGGGCTACGGGCTTCCATCCTCTCGAGTTTAATCACTCAAATGGACCAGTGGCCGATAGGTTCCCGGATTTTCTTCAAGCACAACCATCGCACCCGAAAAAcccggctgatgctgctcccggGATAAGAAAGACGCACGCCGGCGAGAACTATCGATCGAGTGCCAACCACGAAGAACCCCGGGACAGGGACGTTGGCAAGGAAGGCAGGAACCGTTTCATCATCTCAGCAAATCGCAAAGCTCCACAACCGAACGTCATAACGGAGAGAAGGTCAGCTGTCGCGTTTCagctcttcagcagcagcagcaggagggtgCTGGCTATATTGTACCACTTGTGTCCACAACGTCAACGGTTCCCGGGGTGGCGATTGTATCGAGAACAGCTTACTGCCGGAGGCGCACAGAAACTGTGCTGATCCGGATGCTGCGGTGACCagagaatgggaaaagttggactaaaaatggaattcaatttcgtttcACTTCGGAGAGTTTGGGAAGGCCCCTCTCGAGATGAAAtaatgaaaggaaagggaacgggggaaaaaaaactcatttacATAAAACAGAGTCTTGCGTAGAGTGACCCCGCCCCGGTTCCTTCCGCTTTCCACTTCCAGCGAGAAATGCAGTACACATAAGCCGTACGCGGTACGTGCATTGATTGCAATGCGGTCTGGATCACCCCTGGGGCGCTTTCTTGCTGTACTGTTTATGATCTGCGCCTGAATAACGGAGTCATGAAATGGTTCTGAATAAATTActctaacccccccccccccccccagcaacaacagaaaaaaaacagaaaatcccAGCATATCAGCATCGTATCGCTGCCAGCACTGTGTCCACTGGCTGGTGgtaaagtaacaaaaaaaaaaaaaaaaagaaccgaaagAATATCCCAGATGATGTGAATTGATTTTTGTCGACGCGTACGGAGCAGTGGCGGGGCCACTTGGCGCATATTTTCACCATCATGTTCGGCTGCTGCCAACCATCCATGTTTAATGCTAACCCATAGCCCGAGGGTAGCGACCGAAAATCAATTCCGGAGCATCTTGTGCGTCCTTTTGACACCGAGAAGGACACTGCCAAAAAGGAGTAAAAGATAAGCGCTGTCTAAacagacacaggcacgcaGGCGTACACACATACGGTAAAACGTGTCTTCCGATACGGGAACACAATGGCAGCTTGTGGCCGGTACGCCATCCGCCATCGGGGTTTGACATTAAATTGCTTCGtttttcgctgaaatcgtAATGAAAACCtaataaaatatgtaaaacccATCGGTGGGAACCACTGAAAGGATCCGACTGACGTCAGGCCTGACGCGAGCAGATGGATGATGTACGACGATGTCGTTGGTGTAGAGGTTTGGTTGACTGGTTGATTCAATGGAGTCTGGTATCCAATTCCGGTGGCTGGTGAGAGCAGCAGACAGGAGATGAAAGTTGCAATGCGCACATACCGCTGTCAGCCAGCGCAAATCGCaataaaaatggttcaatGTTTGGACAATTTGAAAGTGCTACAAATACGCCATTCAGCCACGATGCAAACACAACGCCACGACGCGACACCGATCGAGAGGAGCAAGCATAAATCAGAAGCTGCCGAGCAGATTGTCGTCCTATCGGGtgtctggtggtgttggctgTTAACATTCAGCGAACGATGCACACCTTCGAACACTTCGTTTGAAGCCGCGAACAGAGTCAAAATGTGTGCCACGTAGATGGCTATGTGTGTGAAGCAGGAATGCTGGCTACATATTTCATGTGAGTTTTCATTTGAatggaaatgcaataaatattaaGCTTCCAAGTGGAGTTCGTTTAGTGTGCATAGGAGTGGGTGCGGCTACCACACCCGACATTCCAGACACCGGGAAATAGgtagtggggggggggggggatcctaTTTGATAGTCCGAGCcatttctaacgaatatcaatcGACAACCAAAAagcggttgcttcgatgcatGAGCAACGAACGATCGTATCGAATGGTCATGTTGAATAACATAGCATCCATCTGGGACGTGcatggggagagagagagaaagatcacTTTCCACTCAGGCCACTGCGCTTTATCCAGAGTTCTTTCAGGATTTTTCTTTCCGATAACAAATCCATCATAACCTAGCAACCAAGAGCCAAATACGATACTCGTGGTGAACCACAGGCAATCCAGTCGGTCGATTgtcaaaatgaaatattcttCACCTTCAATCAGTGGGAAAAGTTCGACTTCGGCACCGCATCCCGGATCGGCGCAACAGGTTGCGAAGACGGGACGACGAAAGGTGAGAACAAAGAAAAGATAAGGGATTAAATTGCATCTCAACAACGGTCGGACATAAACCACTACCAGCGGTTCTCTAGCCTCTTGCGAATCCGATATTGATGTTTCGGGCACACCGTCGGCAAAGCTTCTTGGATGGAGCTAAGCTACGGtgctcgttcggtcggtcggtcgtgcgCTTGCTATTGCTTGACCGCAACAGAGCAGAGTAACCTGTTACCATAGCTGGCTGTGGCTACGACGCAGTAGACAAAGGGAACAACAGTGTGGCGTGTGGAAGCTGGCAAGACGGCAGAGCACTCGGAAAactcaatcgaatcgagcgcTAGAAACATGGTTGGGCGGTGGTAcgctatcatcatcgttggcatcatctttgggctgctgctgtttttgctgccagcGAACCAGAGCGCCATGGTCGCTGCACTGCATCGAAAGCATTCGCTCGAGTGGACCGGCAAGGTGGACGTAGTCGCTGGTACTCGAGTACCACCGGCAACCCGTAACCAATTTATGAGTCGCCTCCAATTAAGTAGCTGCCAACAATATTGTACCAAGTGCCAATGCTACCAACGCCATCAATCAACGGAACGCCGgtcaccgagcaccgagctcCTCCTGGTGTACATGCGAATCAAGGATACGGAAGGATTCCATTGTGTCGACGTAAACCGAAACCAATCGGACAACGTGACCCCTCCGGTAACGCACCATGGTGACGGTAcggtagtggcggtggtgaaggtgaagctgCTTGACGATAAGGGCTACTACAACCATAACTTTGGCCTCAACGCTCAACCGCCACGGTTGCTACGATCAATTCCAACTCCccgcaaacagcagcaccaacagcagcggaaTGGAAAACTGAAACCGCCAGGAACTGGGTTGGTAAATTGGATGGCAACTTCGGAGAAATGTAGCTGCCAAACGGAATCAGCTTCCATTGTGGCGCCAGAGTCACTACAATCAGCTCACGCTCAATTAGCGTCCCGTGAATAtgccaacaacaaaagaatTGTGTGGTTGAAGTCGTCCTTTAGTGCCCACGGTGGTCTTCAAGAAAATATTCCTAATTGGGACCTCAAAAATACTCGTTCTGACccacagaacagcagcaacttgAACACGGTTCTCCGAACAGTTGACTTAAATAAGAAAAACTCGTCCCTCGACAACATGGCGTACCAGGACAATGGTTCGGGATGCGCTGTGACCGAGTTGCACACGAAAGATTCACTTCCTTCTTGTGATATTTTAACGGGTATAGAACGTCCTCTGATCCATCTGCGCTAGAAAGTGTTTATttcctccatttctctcttctcAGAGTTCAACTTCCATCGATGCACGAACAGATCGAAAAACGCACAAATCGTCGGTGGATGGTCGGCGGAGGAAGGTGATGCTCCATTCATTGTTTCGCTCCGCAATATGGTGCACGAGCGGGAGCACGGTTTCGGAACGGGATTGTATTGCGGTGGCTCCCTGATTAACGCTCACCTGGTACTGACCGCAGCTCATTGCCTTATCGTGGAACCACCGAACCTGGCCGTTGTGGCCGGTGTACTAAACCGCTACGATCGGTCCGCGCGCATGCAATCCCGCACCGTCCTCAGCTACCTGGTCCCGCCCGAATGGGACCGACCAACACTGTTCGCCGATATCGGCTTGATAGCTCTCGATAAACCCTTTGAGCTGAAGGGCCCCGATACGATTGGCAGCGTGCAACCGATCGCACTTCCAACGAGCACTCCTCAAGAAGGAACCCGTTGTATGCTGTACGGTTGGGGTAAGGCCCTCGAAGACCACTCCGGCCGTCTGTACTTTCCGAACTGGCTACAAAAGGCGGAAGTCGCCGTACTGAATTTCGAGCGTTGCAACCAGTCCATTAGCATCATGCTGCACGTCCCCGGTGGCACACTTTGTGCCGGAAGGTACGAAGGGCGCGTCGATTCCTGCCAAGGTGATTCCGGTGGCCCGCTGGTCTGTGGCGATACTCCGACGGTCGCCGGTATCGTGAGCTTCGGGTGGAAATGTGGCCTTCCGGGGTACCCTGGGATATACACCGACGTGTTTCAGTATCGAGAATGGCTTCAGctatcgatcgaatcggatccGCACACTTGGTACAAGGGCAGCGGGCCGGTGTCTCGGTGGAATGCTCGTGGGATAGCCAGCGTTCTCGTGATTGCTACACTTCTACACTGGCACCGGCCACTGTGATGCAACTGTCTCAACTGGTCAAATTGTTACAATAAAGCGTTCACCGGAGATTGTGTTATCGATTCGGCGATCGGCGAAATATTTACAAACCTTTTCCAACACACAAATAGACAACGTACGAAGGTTGCTCCTGCAAGACCATTACCGCCAGCGGAGGAGCACTTTGGTGCAGCCAACTGTCAGGCCAACCACACAATGACGAGAAGTTGACCGTCCGGGCCATCCGGCCGGCATAGAATGTTAATAATTACATTCGCAACAACTGAAGCGAGTTGCAgttcgccaacgccaacgcttCCACCACATTTGCCAAGTTGAGGCAATTCGATTTAATTAGTTTCGGGCTTTCGGGAAGACAAGCACCGCTCGCTGAAGGCTTGCTGAAGAACCATCGGCACAGAGGAGCGCTACCACATGGCATATTGTTGGAACAGTCACCTAACACACAATGTCGCCACTGGTAGTAGTGGACTTGTTTGCCGACACAACTGCTTGGCTATTGTTTGAGGCAATCAAAAGCGAGGATTGTGCGGCGTGTAGACACTTCACAATGGGGCCAGATTAGACGGGCAACAAGCAAATGCActgttggctgttggctgTAACAGCGGCTTGCCGAAGAAGTGGCCACATATTCCAGCCTCCTGCGGGGTGATTGAAACGAAAGCTTGTCTGGCAATACGGTACCAACCGAACCCATCCCGTTCCCTGGCAGCTGAATGGAGCACCAGATTCCAGACAAACCACTTCACAGTGACTCACACCCACATGGCTGGCGCGGTGGCGGATTGCGTTTTGATCATGCATATTTTATGCGCCGACCACCAGCGGTCCCTCACGGCCATACCAGCGAGCCACTTTCGCAGTAACGTTGGGGCAACAGCATCCTCGAACCACGTGAATGACGCTCcaaccgactgctgctgctactgatgatggtgatgatgatgggtaaCGATTTGTGCCCTCCGGGAATccgggagagcgaaagaaattCCGTCCCCACTGGATTGTAAATTCAGGTCCCCAAGAGGGAGCGACGTGGTCCTGGTTCTGGTCGTTCGGTGGTTAACTATGCGGTTGCACACTGCACATCTTTCGGGCTCTCTAAACCTTCAAGCATATTAGAGTACTGGCTCGCCTCCCACCAGAACCGGACTCGACCATCCGAAACGGCTCTCAGAATGACTGCTGGTGGGTGAATAATTTACACTAAAAATACTCCCTCGTTTGTGATGAGATCAGCTTCAGCTAGCCAGAGAGGGTTACTCGAGGGCTTAaagtttcgctttccttcacTCTGGCCATATCCGGCGAATGGACAGGAAACTTAAAGCACACCATTTACTTCACTTCTGTCTGTGTTTTAAAGGTAAAGTCAAGTTCATTGGGTTCGGTTGAAGGACTGAAGAGGAAAATTCCGGAAAATCCACAACCCATACCCCCCCGGTGGGGTATTAGAATTCGTCCGGTGCCTCCGGTGTATCGGGGCATGGGGTTTGACGGACCCGTCTGGCAGTCTTCAGTCGGTTGaaggatatgctgctgctgcttctggtggtaTAAGGTACACTTGAAAGGAATCATACAAGGCCCACGCTTACTCAAAGCGTATCCTCCAGGACAACACACATCACGGAGAGGAGCTTGGGAAGCGAGCGTATCCAttcatcccccttttttgatTACGGAATTTGTGAGATTTTTGTCTTCATTTGTGCGACGAGCTCCTTGCTTCCACGGACGGATTGCACATCGACGGAAACAAAGTGAAGCCTTTGGATGGATTCAGGATCCAACCAAAGCACGAGCGTTGTCTCCCCGGGTAACGTAACCGGGCGTGCATTCTTTGATGGATTTCGAGCAAAAAAAGACAGAGTGCCATCGGAATGGCATGCTCCGGTGTGATAGATGGCGTATCCTGTGCGACGAGGCGCAGGTCAATTTGAACTCAATTTAGGAAGTTATGATGGGCACCCACTTTTTgagtttttgtgttgttgcccCGGGTTATTGTCTGCTTATGCCATCCGTGTCTAAACGGAGAACCAACAAATTACCTTCGTTGGTTCGGAGCAAATCATGGCACATTCTGAGGAAAGCTTTCAATCTGTTTCAGCCTTCACGGTAGACAACAGGTGCTGTGAGTAAGCAGAGAACGGTCCAAAACAGGGAAAATGAAGCCTGACCTCGAGAATAGCACCTGTTTCGCGTGTTAGTTCGCTGTCGCTGACCCAACGCTGGGAAATTGTCCATTTACACGCCATTTTGGGGGTGTGAAACTTGcgacaaaaaataaaaaggccAACAGACAAAAAGTCGATTCGacggaccagaccagaagaAGCGCATGATACGCAGCAAaaacgcaaacagcaaacggagCAAGGGA
Proteins encoded in this region:
- the LOC126576740 gene encoding trypsin II-P29-like, translated to MRIKDTEGFHCVDVNRNQSDNVTPPVTHHGDGTVVAVVKVKLLDDKGYYNHNFGLNAQPPRLLRSIPTPRKQQHQQQRNGKLKPPGTGSKNAQIVGGWSAEEGDAPFIVSLRNMVHEREHGFGTGLYCGGSLINAHLVLTAAHCLIVEPPNLAVVAGVLNRYDRSARMQSRTVLSYLVPPEWDRPTLFADIGLIALDKPFELKGPDTIGSVQPIALPTSTPQEGTRCMLYGWGKALEDHSGRLYFPNWLQKAEVAVLNFERCNQSISIMLHVPGGTLCAGRYEGRVDSCQGDSGGPLVCGDTPTVAGIVSFGWKCGLPGYPGIYTDVFQYREWLQLSIESDPHTWYKGSGPVSRWNARGIASVLVIATLLHWHRPL